The Rhipicephalus sanguineus isolate Rsan-2018 chromosome 10, BIME_Rsan_1.4, whole genome shotgun sequence genome segment GAGAAGTGCTTGATGCGacaaaatgagtaagcgctatagGATTGAGCATTTATGCCAATTCTCTGTGGGTGGGATAACCATGGCTGCGGGCAAAGCTGACAATTTTTTTCTGATGTTGCGACCAACTACAGATCAAGAGCAACCCcacagcaatggaagaagcaaaacAACAATTTCATGTCACTGGCTGCTTCACACAAACGGCAAAAACAAGCAAATTCGCTTGTCCTCACACCACATACAGTACAGTGAACGTACTGGAGCAGACAAAACTGAGCACAAACGCTTGTTACATTTAAACATCACCTACTCTTTCACCATAAGAGAGCAACAAAAAAGAAGCTCGATAATTCTACAAGCACAGCTTTCAACAACGAAAAATTTTAACACGATCAGTCTAAGCAAGAAATTTGTCATTCATAAAGTAATTTAAACTGGGTACAGTATTGACTAGATGAAAATAAAAACTGAGAATGACGAGTGTTATAGGGCAATCGATACAGAAGGCTGCAATGTCTTTTCAGGAAAAGCCTCGGATCTTGCAGAAACATAGCATTCGGCTCTGTAAAGAAAAGCAGGAGAATTATTACATATGAACACAAAAGCCATTGAATCCATGTCTGTGTACGTTGAACAATGTTTAAAGGTCTTAAAGTCTTGGTAGAGTGCCAAGTGGCCAATCCTTTTTACAGCAATGGGCTGCAATTAGTTTTACATAAGCACGGTATAAGTATCCTGAATCTTACTGTCTTGTACTATACAACCTCTTCTGCATATTTATGTATCATTCTGCCCACTGCTGTAATAACCTGATAGACCTAACAGTActgcaaattttaaaaaattcggtGTTGAAATCACATGGTAGTGGTTGGGCAATATGTTTCTTATAATTGCTTCTGTGCATCATTAAGCCACATCTGCTGCATGCTTGGCAAATACATATACCTTACACACGGCAAGAATAACTTATATATATAAGATTTATGATAAGGTACTATCGCACTAATATGAGCTAACACCACACGAGCGCATGTCCAAGCGCAATTGCAAGGGTGTACAGTTGGCGCCATCGTgccatattttcgagttatcagcAGAGTTTGGCTGTTCCTGTGAGCGTGCATCACTTCCAATTGCTTGCTTTCACGCTTGCCCTTCTTTATTTGAAGGAACTTTATGCCATTTATTTAGCTTTACTCAAGAAAATTCGAAGTTTGGGGTGTGAATCCGCACCGGctgttatcattttcgaagctgatctCACGACAGGGCAAAATGAGGGGGAGCGTGAAAACAAGGCGGAGGTGATGCGCACTCACACAAATAGCGAAACCCTCCCCAGCTAACTTGAAACAATGTcacgatcggcgccactgtacaaccttacaATGTGCTGGCCATGCACTCCCacggtgtagctcatactgagcgcgatagtacatttaATACATACATGACTGGCTGGTCGGTTTCGAGTCCTTCCTCTGAAATCACTAGTAGTGTAAAAGAAATGTGATCATATTGCATGGCACTGATCGATGAAATGAAGACAGCATGGTGTCATTGTCGACACCTGTGTTGCAGTAAAGTTGGCTGTTTTCATTTCTTGCAAGCAATGATTCTATGTTCCCTTTCGAAGTCAGACCCTCATTTTCCATACCACTTACATGTCAGATTCAACTAAGGAACTGTGTCATTTGAATAGCTAGCTCCAGTGACAATGGTAGCAAAACAAGAGTTCTAAACAGGGCCAGTGAACTTTTGTCTCACGTGGTGAACAGTGAAGAGTGAACAACAGGAGGCACGGGTGCATGCACATTACAGGTGTGATTTTATTTATTAGTTTATTCTTACCCTCAAAGTCCATGGCATTACACAAGGGAGTGGTAGTATTAAGAAAAAGAATTGAAATTTTTGGTAGCACAATGTTTTGGTCGCACACAATCTGATGATATGACTTCCTTACAGAAAGCAACGCGAAAAATATTGCGGCGAAGCAAATCAGCCAATGTATAAAcaaccattttttttaaagagtggCGAAAAATTGAGTCATCCCTAGTGCACAGTGAAAATGCGGCCCTTGCTTGCACCACAAATGTTTTTGCACTGCAGCTATCACAATACCTGGGCTTGACAAATCTGAGGAATTCATTATGTGCTCCATAGGGCCTTCATGTGTTAGTTCACCACCAATTACAGTAAGTGACATAAGAGCATCAACTATCTTCACAGGTGAGCAAATCAAGTGTCTTGGAAAGTGTAGGACGCATGCTCACGTTTCGTGGCCCCCCACCCTCTCCTCGTGAGAGTAATATCAAGAATATTTCAATACCTTTAGGACTCTGGTAATACTTCCGTGCTAAAACATCACCTGTTCTGTCTTTTTGTCCTCATTCCATCATTTCTCACACTGTTTTCCCATAACGAATATTGCACACGTAGAGCAGCAGATCATGCCTTTTGCACTATCATCCCTGCGAGTGCACTATGTCGAGCTGATGCACTTTCGCGAAACAAGGCCGAGATTTCTCGCATCATCTCTTGGCAAGCTGCGTATGGTTCTTCCGAATGTGCGTGCACAGGCTGTCCTTGCGCGAGAACACGCTCGGGCACAGGTGGCAGGCGAAGCTTTTGGTTCGGCTGTGCGTGGTCTTGATGTGGCGCACGAGGTGCGCCTGAGTCGAGTATCTTTTGGTGCAGAGGAAGCACTCGAGGACGCCCGATCCGACGTGCTTCTGAAGGTGTTGCAGCAGCTCGTCGTGGCGCGAAAACGAGGACAGGCAGGACTGGCACTGGTAACCTGCTTGCTCCGAATCAGATATCGGAACCGCGTGGACCACTTGCAGGTGTTCTGCGAGCGCTGCTTCGTCACTGCCCGTGAAGATGCAATGAGTGCACTTGAAAACGTCGGCGACGTTGCCTCCGAAAGAACCAAGATTGTCCATGACATGGCTTGCGTTGTCTTTGAAGTCGATGTGGTCATACTCTTTGTTGAggcatgtagagagagagagagagagaaaaagagtggCTTTGTGAGGCCGAAGCAATAAGCAGAAAGACCTTAACAAAGCTCCAATAGAGTAGCCACGTGCGAACCCTAACGATACGCCCCACTGTGGGCAGTGGGAGTAAATGCTGCCCACTGCTTCAGTTTATCACCCCCATTCCTTTGAGTAAATGAAACAACGGGAATATTTTTTTGAGGGGCtcatttcttcgttagacacaaccaaatgaattcaacagacaattaggcaaaggaaagcataaggtacattaattgttgtcttcaGTGTCATTaataattggtagagcatcggacatgtAATTCAAAGGctgtgggttcaaatcccaccaaTAGCAAGGGTActttttcatccacttcaattcatttcagtttaaatcataattactatactacagttgaaggcaacaattaacgtcccctacgcATTCCTTGGACTAACTGAATTCATTTGGTTATTCATTTGATTAGGAAGTTCATAATAAGAATGATCTGATTGACCAaacctaactttttttttctttttgcaatcgACGTTCCTTTATCCACGTCGAGAAATACATATATTTCAACATCCAAATCAAAAGTTGAAAATATAGTCCTTTTCTAGACACTGTCAACAAAAACCAGGTAGAAGATAGCGCCTCCAGAGGTTCCAGAATCCACAGTTGGCGCAGCTTACTGCTGACCCAAATGAAACGGCCATCTTGGCACTGTTGTAAAGGGGGAAAGATCAGAGCTTCAGCCAGCTGCAGCACCACACATTGCAACGCAAAATTAAATGAAAAGGAAACAAAGGAAAAGAAGAGAAGCTGGTGGCTTAATTGGTAATGCTGCCGCATGCAGATTTGGACCACTGGCACTCATTCAGCATGTGTTCGGACAACGGCAAACTCTGTATTTCTATGTGCCGGCAAAATCTGGCAATCCCAGTAGGATTAGTCAGTGAATCATACTTCAATAGCGAAGCTGATTATCTCCAGCACATGCGTTCCCAAGGTACTCTGGGCAGCTTGCGTCTACATAGTAGACAGGAATGGAGATGGCGAGATTGCGCGTCTGATTGAGTGCGCTCATACCACAGAAAAGGAGAGAAGGGGAAAGAGTGTGGTGGCGGCGTTTGTCTCAGCTTTGTGTGGTGACGCAGCTGCTCTATGACATCCACAGAAGATCAGAATCCAGAAAAGGCGAGACGGCGCAGCCAGCTCACGCTGGAGGAGACGCTAGAAAAGTGGAGGGGCGTCGATAGCAGCAACACGAATACAGAGAGTGAAAGAAGGACCATGCCAATGCACAGAATACATCCAAAGACCACGAGCCCAAGGAGGAATATCACCGTCCACAGTCACTCATGCCGGAGGAGTGGAGAGGCATCtacagcagaaacgcgaatacagcTTCGTTGGTAATTCGTGCTGTATGAATGTTGCGGCTCCATGCATTTTCATTATGCATCAAAAATGCAGAACTGCTGGTCAAATGGTGGCACTGAAAATAAgcaaaaataaacaacaaaagcTCAATGTATATACACCTACTCCATCCCCGCTAGGCATTGTTGCAGGTTTATATAAGCAAGAACTTATATAACAAGGCACACCCCTGGTCAGATGTCTGCTGCTAAAATACTTCTGGCAGAACCCTTAAAGACTTTtaatgtagcgttagcaaagtaCTGCATTATATAAATGAACTGGTTTGCACAAGAACAATGAAATACGACAAAACACATATCTAACAAATGTATAGCCAGTTGCAAGTTCCTACTCTGTTGAAAAAAGGCATATTTATGTAATTCAATGCATGAACAAATGGCCCTAACTGAAGCTTTACCAACAATACCAAACATGTTTCAATCACAAGTACAATGGAACGTTGATGTAAATAGATCAGTGGATATGAAGCGAACTTCACTTTATACAATACAAATAGCATGCTAAAACGAAAAGCACAATTCTAATAAAGTCAGCTGGCACAACATTGTAAAGGCAAAAAACAAGGAATTATTTCTTTCATGCTGTCCGGTAGAGTGGTAGGTCCTCACAGGCAAAGCTTCAATCCCACAGAAATGTCAAAACCATCTCTGTAAAGAAAAGTGAGACAATTTTAAAAATAGATGCCAGATGGACTGCTTGGTATGAGAGGTCAATACATAGGCGCACATGCGCATGGTTCAAGGGGCCGGCAATATGCATGTACcttcaaacctcattataacaaagtcacatctgccacaaaaataactttgttatatccgaaaattcgttataaacgtttatttgtaacactgactattctttatttactttgttataaccgataattcgttatatccgtgtttgttatatcgaggttggAGTGTAgcaatatttctctctctcaaacacacacacacacacacacacacacacacacacaaagcaatGAAACCTGATGTGCATTCTGAACAGAGGGTGTATGGGTGACAGTGCATAACTATACACTTGTGAACATTATGTAGCACTGATGAACAAAATCAATTGCGGCTGTGTGCCAGTGACCACCATAAAGGCTGCACCAAGAATGATAGTGTAATAGGTGACTGTATAGGCTAATGTAAGAGCCACATGTCTTGTCGCAATTTTGCGCAGCCCTAAAACGAGAACGGGCCATTTGGTCCCACTTATCGGACCAAGCATGAAAACTGCTGTAATCTTCCATGATTGCTCACCAACACAGAAGCGAACAGTCTCTATCAtataaagaatttttttttattcattcgcGCAGACTTGATAGTTCGTATCCACTGCCACAtaaggtcggcaaaaaatgtggagcacACTCAGATTCACTCATCAAATAcattttgcctttagggctcactcgaaatcagactcaccagaattttcctcaagcggactaactcagactcagactcactattttttttttcagccgaaTTCACTCGAACTTAAACTCACCataatattactcactcagactcgtgggtcgatctgagtcttagtgagtcagctcatgagtccgttagcatatgATTAGCTCTTTTGACAATGGTGTCAATACTTTTTAACAGCAATATCTTGCATATTTgttgctctacttggcaccttttgatctcgtacctttaaatagtgattgcaatccagtaaagacatttttattGAGAGATGAttcacaagatatttttatcaagaactgcCCGCAAAAGAGTTTTTGGGAGGGAGGGCAATAAATATTGATTCTGGCGTATCAACgttagtgcgttgaagtatgtgcgaGTAGACATGAGCCGgcatataaggctgatagtaatgctgaagttgagtaatCACCATAGGTCAGcacaaaaatgtggagctcactcagactcacttcaAGAAActtattttgcgcttagggctcacctggactcagactgaccaaaattttcctcaacccgaCTCGctcaaatttttctcagccgggcccactcggactcaaacttgccattgccaaaatattactcacccggactcgctcagactcagacttgATCCgattctgagtgagtctgagggagtcgactcacgagtgagtttaaCGACCTATGACTGCCACTGCTGCTTAAATTTGGTTCGCTGGCACATTTGTCGTCTAAGTAATCTTCTGTGCCAACCGTGGTGTTTGAAAACCCTGTTACCTTATTGAGCAGCAATAACTTATTAAGAATTCCATGGTCACAATACACTGTTACTTAGAATACACAGGCTCAATTATCTACTTTCCGCTATTTTGTGTCCTGtaacattttgttttgttttttcctcaTTCTGGACTATGAAGTTGGGGGTGCTAAATTTAAGCAGGTGTGGCCCTTGCACAAATCAGTTACCTCGGCAGCACAATGGCAAGGATTAGCGCGCAGTGTCATCTGCTATGGTAGCAACAATCCCATACATAAAAGCACTGGCGTAAATCACCGGGGGGGGGTCAGGgtggtcctgaccccccttgtgttcaggctgaggGGAACACTCCTTGCATTGTCCCGCCTTGAGATTTGTCTTTCAAACACCATATATCtgaattgcttgagagttaagtATAGTGCAATAACTTTTTTGTTAATGCCTGCTTATTTTGTAGTGCCTGTGTTCCATATCCTTCAGCTGTATGAGACTATCGAAATCACTACTCGACCGCTTTTAGGGAAGACTCgatagaacaatgcaattacatgagctgggaacccatgctcgttttttaaatattaattcaaagcatgattttactTTCtacgtaaataaaaataaaaagatcgcTGCCATGGCaatatgtgtgtccccccttgtgatttaactggatttacgccactgcataAAAGCAAACGTTTGCATTGTTTTCCGA includes the following:
- the LOC119406547 gene encoding zinc finger protein 26 produces the protein MDNLGSFGGNVADVFKCTHCIFTGSDEAALAEHLQVVHAVPISDSEQAGYQCQSCLSSFSRHDELLQHLQKHVGSGVLECFLCTKRYSTQAHLVRHIKTTHSRTKSFACHLCPSVFSRKDSLCTHIRKNHTQLAKR